A stretch of DNA from Arachis hypogaea cultivar Tifrunner chromosome 19, arahy.Tifrunner.gnm2.J5K5, whole genome shotgun sequence:
tcatcatttgcatatgtttgaattgttttggtttgtctatttgtttggatttctacatcatatatgccatgttacctgagtatgtgctacttgttctacttgtaccatatttgtgtattacttgcctgtattgcttgtgtttgtacaactgagaggcccctcatgctggtgtcggtggatgttgagggttgttcttgatgagattaattgatgatgcgattgcatgatgatgatgattattgaatgagatatttggagctccctgggtagatgcagtgatgTTGTTTCACTAGCTcaaggcgagggtatgatgtattgatatagaattgctgagacagaacaactagtgatggttttgcttataattctgagtctgattcgtggaagagtcagcgagttgggaaacatgtgaaacatgaattagatttagtactcccttatgacagttgcctattcatggattagcgagaacctaggatgaataattggtgaagaagtttaggatgcttagtgagtttttattgcagtgcattgtatttatttggcacttttaccgtactgggaacccatgggcccgggattctcattccgtatatatctcttgttttttagatacaggtccagatgctcagaagtgagttgtgggtcgtctgagagacggcgaagatctttattttctctactttgtgttttgcttagaatctctccacctttgttttagaaagattatattatgtattgaactcttttgaatttgcctatagaggctctcatgtttctttcgggagagattaggatatactgttgtcaagtactttcatactgtatcctagccggcctaaacttcgtgggtcacgactagtggctatttacttatgtgatatatatctatctgttatctatcttttaatctcctctacgccttgtccgtatatcattttcggcttcacggtttatcttttgttgtcgaaacgtgagtgatacgtcttcgcgattttatttctactcttttcaggcttctcgattaatactccgttcgaaattacctatattgatttataaaaaatccacctgagagtcgtaccaccgtaatatcattgacttatgactcgagcataaggatttgaatattagggtgttaaaTATTAAAACTTTAACTTTTCTTTTGACATAACTAGAAAATACTATTGGTTTAGTTTTACCAATATAATATCATGTGATTTTTatagtttctttattttttcagtCCACCATTCTTCAGTAATTACTACTTTAATTTGCTCCACGTAGTTTACCATAAGaactgatattttaattttttattaggtgGCCTATCTGCTAAATTAGATGTATTGATTTAGCCCATTACATGTGTTCTTCTAGTAGATGACTTTTAATTTTACCAATCTCTAGTGTGTTTATACACAAAGTCCAGTgtgattgattttattttctaaaagttATACTTGTGCTGGCTAATTTCTTTTATCGtccttcttaaaaaaattttaatttaggtTTTGTTCCTTTTATGTCTTTTTGAATCGCTAATAATTGTTATAtgaagggttaagtactgaaatcgtccctaaggtttggggtgaaaatcaaaatcgtctccgacctttttttgttattaaaatcatcctcaacgttacaaaacgttataaaatcgtccttttctatTTTCTTGGACCAAATTAtccttaactattaataaaaataatattaaaaaaaataaaaccccaCCCCCACCCACCCAGATCTCTTCGTCTCTCCCTCCACCCTAAACCCCCTCCCTCACTCCCTCACCCCAAACCTCCCTCACTCCCTCACTCTCTTCATCAGATCCCACTCCCTCACTCTTTCACCTCCTCACCCCCTCACTCCACTGCCGCCGCCCCTGCGTCCAACCAGCCGCCGCCCCTGCGTCCAACCCGCGCCGCCCCTGCGTCCAACCCGCCGCCCCGCCCCTGCGTCCAACCCGCGCCGCCCCTGCGTCTAACCCGCCGCCGCCGCCCCTGCGTTCTTCCTATTTTTGTTTTTTGCCCCTGCGTCCAACCCGCGCCGCCCCTGCGTCCAACCCGCCGCCGCCGCCCCTGCGTCCAACCCGCGCCGCCGCCCCTGCGTCCAACCCGCCGCCGCCGCCCCTGCGTCCAACCCCCGCCGCCGCCCCTGCGTCCAACCCGCGCCGCCCCTGCGTCCAACCCGCCGCCACCGCCCCTGCGTCCAACCCGCGCCGCCCTTGCGTCCAACCCACCACTGCCGCCCCTGCGTTCTtcctatttttgttttttgtttttttaatttttgaagaacatatatatgattgatgattattgaacttctgcttcttcctctcttctgcttgaacttctgcttctgaaattgtaacttgatgattattgaattattgtttaTTATTGATGTGATTATTGAAATTATTATGCTTCTTCTGCTTCTGATTTGCTGTTAATTTGTTTTATGGGGTGATTGAGTGTATGGGGTGATGGGTGAGGGATGAGGGATGAGGGATGGGGATGAGGGATGAGGGATGGGGGTGAGGGGGTGGGCTGAAGGGTTACGGGAGGGTGAGGGAAGGGGGGAGGGTTGAGGGGGGGTGGGCTGAAGGGTTACGGGAGGGTAAGGGAGGGGGGAGGCGGGAGGGGTGAGGGTTGAGGGGTGGGGGGTGAGGGAGAGGGCTGAGGGGGTTACTGGAGGGTGAGGGAGGGGGAGGCGGGAGGGAGTGAGGGAGGGGGAGGGCGGAGGGGGGGTGGggggtttgttttaattttttaatattatttttaattatttttattaataatgaagggtaatatggtaaaaaaaataaaattgaagtggaaaaggacgattttataacgttttgtaacgttgaggatgattttaataacaaaaaaaggtcggggacgattttgattttcaccccagaccttagggacgatttcagtacttaacccttataTGAAAGTAAAGTCATAATAATTTACTGTATATTTTTCATTCCTATCGGATATTGCAACCTGTGAAACTCTTTAATGCATGAGAATGTTAGATATAGCATACTAGAACCGATCAATAGTACTTTTTATAGGTGATGTCTATGTGGTTTATGTATGGCACTGACTACTCTATTCATTTTCTGATTGCTCTGCACCTAGCCTATTTGTGTTTTTGCTGTCTTCTCTTCTTGGAtatgtataattatatatattttaaaaatactagATAGTGTGATATAGtattttttcttgtaatttttaTACATTTTACACATGATCAGGAACAATTAATATCTGGGATAAAATATATGCAACTGGTTGTGACCGACATTATGGGCCTTGAATTGGTTTTTGTTGTAATACACGATAATTaacaatattatttttatcttgaTTAATCATGCATGGATACACTAGGTATAtacttttaatttgttgttatccTCTTTTAGTCTAATGAAACTTTGAACTATATAATCTAATTTTGTGTTTCATTAAAGTCGCATTTGTTTAATTTGTAAGTTCAAGATATAAGAAATACTTTGGAACCAACCCACCATGCTTTTATTGTCTAATACTATGTTTAATTTGATACCGATATATTTATGCAATTTAGATTAATTACTTATGTGTGTCTGTGTGTGTGCATGCGCAATTAACTTGATATATACAAGTTTGTCATCTATgccattttgattttttttaattttggtttagtTTTACTTGACGTTCTTCCATGATTTTAGACACTTCTACCAGaaaaattgtaacaccctaactaccaaagctcacgcttccggctgcgcgactctgataggtcggacattacgacgacacttatcttatttaatactaaaatatgagcctgtttgaaactttaaaccgcaataccgctcccaaaaaaactttcatccgataacatacgtccataaataccatacaacttacaaaactcataaagagtacatccatatatatacaaaaatatatataaataatattacaaacataatccaatacaattcctatccctcttacagaatatatatcaagataaaggcgagggtacaataaaccataactaaaacaatacagagcatcacaacaacaattaaaagaactcttcgtaacttctgcgcccatatcctgaaaggggaaaaatgtaggggggtgagaacatcatcctcgaaagggttctcagtagagggtttttgggaattactgtaataggatacatgaagataaaccgtaccagtgattaataaccttcttatgcctcttttcaaaaacacggttttcaataaaagtaaagtcaaaAATCTTtactgaaagaggaaccattcaattctcaaaactcaaaaacctttcaaaacggtttatctatgcggaaccaaaatagcctttcataattttattccaaaccagaaacacaaaaccgaaatcaaccatcagttcatctctttccaaccacggccctaggcccaaacaatccaaccaacaaccagtcACCacaaatccaacagagtcccagatgcaaacacagataggaagttcaagcacaaacaaacagttattacaagtagaacagttagcaattaatcacataggcaaaccaagtataatatgcacacccaaccaatgtcacacaaatgcatatgatgcatgcctgtccctagtggctgatgatatcatctgtcggttataaagccaacccgacaagtcctggtagctaaccattggactgtccctctgtcgtgcatccccaactcgagttatactcatcataaacttgatcataatcatgatccatatccatcacccttactggtgaatatttacgggggcgagctcatccgggcctttcacagtgcccggccacacttacgacatagggtcaacagagtatcaagtctcgacctggagcacgtggtggctagccactgctactacccagggaaactcgtatctcagatagtggaagtgcaacattcacatttatcaatgattcagcataaacatgcattcaatctcatccatggatcaacatccatctcagccatccggctcatggttcagtccagaaccagccaatattcatatcatacacagccattccggctcacggttcaatccagaaccaaccaatatgtataatcatacacagccattccggctcacaacaaaacagcacttccaccattcaacatcattaaattcataaagtcggcatttaagccataaatcattttctcaattcatttcactttgaaatcgagtttcaactcttttcagccatggctttagaaatctcatttctcaaatcatctcaggctcataagccgaatttactcaaagtgagttccctttttaaaacaaagccactcttggcattctctttccaaaacttccaaaaccatggcaagttaaggatttgttTCACagtattcaaaatcatccatccaacgatgggattttataacaacagtttttcggcagagtcccaagtctttaggggagaataacatatctcatttcgccaaaatcatttaaaatcattaaaacattggctttctgatttgagtaagaaaataggatctaagccaaaccgagtcacgtaacctttacttctttcaaaaccatttcctttacttaaacaaaaccggcttcaattccataattaaatctgaagcgtttcaaactgataagagaatcatttttgttgtgttaaactagagttcaaaagatactttgaatcttatttaaaacgtcaaaataatgaggctcatcaatcgaaatccaattccttttaaaatcacgaaaactctcccaagggacaatctttgtgtttaatagagaaaaacataaacccgttttaccttttaaaacagcctcaaagcaagattctctttcaaatgacttgtacccaaagacatactgttcttcttggaaaataaggataaatcatgattctcttttcaataattctttcaaagcataacttcattgctttcttaattgttctaagtaaaggtaataaagaagccataatttcacaatcctcaaaatagataggaaaggcattaaactcaaaattcctcaattaacatttcaaataaggactcgggttctatagaaatttcggcagcacctcccctaaaacttggacttttgccacccggttcgggtcccaactaaactgtttctcattccttttcaacagctcaaaaccagaaatcaattcaaaagcaagctaaatccaacagtcgcctcagtggcatatctcaaggaagccatttcaaaaatcaactcaatatcaaccgatttaactcatttccaaagctttaaagaatcggttcagcaataaatcatttatcaaaaccaaatcaattaaagccacacaggctgaatttcaagagtattctatcttccacatcatcaaaataattgactcaattcaaaccaatcctcaacggattaaactcatttcaaatctttaaagaatcaacttcaaacattacatttcacaagccacacaacaattcggccaaaccaacatccatagtcattcgagtcaatcaaataatacataaggcagatacaatcaccaaatacacaatatctcacatcagtacccatatgtaataattccaataataaactatagtttttggaaagcgcccctaccttaaaacgcaaattccataactcaAAGGCATCACAGCGTCCTTTCTGCCTCGACCcgaaatcaacaatcaaaatcccgactaccaaaacctcagctccaaaccgttttctcagcaaccacaacgactctaatcgcaatatataataataaccgAGATTAACTCTCATAACAACAAATGCTACAACTCCTCAACGTATAATAGAGCAGTAATTAGAGGGCTTTCAgatcgaaacgcttaccgaaccaaaggaacggctgaaccgaaacagcggcggtctccgaaccggcTCGGCAGCAGCCCGGCAGTCAGCCCCAAGCAGCAGCGGCGATCTGAACCACACGCAGCGACAATGAAGTTCCAGGAAACTTAACAGAAGGAAAACTCAACTTAAAAGCCTTACCGCCAGTGGAGCTCGGTGGCGGCAGTGGCGTTCTCCGGCAACTCGGTACGGCGGCGCGGTTGACTTCTCCTCCGGGAGTGGCTGTAACGGAAACAGCATCTCCTCCTTCCGTTCACAATCCCAGCGGCAGCCACAGCGGTGGTTCTGGGCAGCTCTGGCGGCAGTGGGCTCCGGAAACTTGCAGAACCCCGAGGCAGAGGCAGACAGCAACTCCGGTGGTCTTCTCCAGTGACGACACCAGCCACCACGGGGACGGCGGCGGTGAGACCCCAACAGCGGCGAAACCCCATCTCCTCCTAGTCTCAGACGCgagttctccctctcctccacccGTCGTGCTTGGCGGCGACCACTTTTTGCCCCTTTCAGAGGAGCGACGGCGGCGAGGCGCGAAGCAGCGCCCTTCCTCCTCTTCGTGGCGGCTCTATTGGCGACAACAGCAGCGCCGTTGGAGGACATGGGAGCAGCAGCGGTCAAGCAAGAACGCGATGAGGCTGAGGACGAATGGCGGTGACGAGGGCTGGACGCGATCTGGGCACGGCGGCGAGGTGACCGGCGACAGTAGCGCTGCTTGTCCCTCCCCTATTCGTAGCTCTGCTCCATCTCCCCCTTTTTGCTTCTGATTCATTTCTTTCATGGAAAAGGGAAAGAAACCGTGGGGTGCTGCTGTTGCTGGATGAGGGAAACATTGTGGCTGCTGTGCATCGAATTGAAGAAAGGGGGGAAGAGGTCTGCTGAGTGTGGGAGAAAGGGGAAACCGGGTCGGGTACGGGttactgggttagggtttcattttttaaaattagggttaggggcattttagtaatttcacataaaaataggaataatatggtaattgaaacccaaattaaatccaacgctaattatatatagaaaatactatttaatcatcaattttttacaaattactttcaataaaatgcccaaatcaaataattaggagtaatataattaaatcccttattttccaaagtagtagtattaatattgaaaatattacttatttaattcaaatcatatggaaatccttattatttcacaattaCCAAGTTTATACTCTGAATgtggaaaataatccaataattataaaattggataataatcatagcttatctcaaatccaataaatcaaaacttgccttaattatctttaataaaaatgatttccgaaattaaggctataaataattgtaggatttgagacttgatcataataagacttttcaaagattctgggccTTACAAAAATCATCACTCACAAAATGGCAACGATTTAAGTTTGGGCCTTGAAAAAATGTGAAAAAGTCATGATGGAATTGGATGTAGATGGACAAGGACAAGATAATGGCTTGAACTTGTTTGTGAGATTTCTTGGTCAAGTAGCTCATCAAATTAGATTTTGTCCCATATCAATAAAAAATGGAATAAGATACCAAAAGATAGCACAAAAAGACCGTGAGAATTTATTGAAATAAGAGGCTTCACTTTGACGTGTAGTTTTACTGATTAGTTgtcatttaataattgattttatctATGAATTAtttcaagaaaaattttgaatttgataaTACTACTAGCATCAAATGGACTCTGAGAACCTTAGGTGATAGATGAAAGGCCCATAAGTATAATTTATGAGGGCAATACTtctatcctaacaaaagaaagATAGAAATTCTGATTACGAATCTGTTAGACATACCACCTGTTGAATGGACTTCTTTTGTAAACCATTATATGGACTCTAAAACAAAGGTAAATACTTATTTTatgcttttatattttattattgaatattGACTTTGGTTATTTGgtaatatttatttactaatttgttgtttttaaaaattatagaaaCAATGTTTGCAAAATGCCAAAAATCGTGAGAAGCTTATAATTTCATATGTTGGTGAAAGTAAAAACAGTGCTAGAAGAGTAACACAGAtggtaaattattttttatttactatgtTAAGTGCTATTATAATATTGTCATAAAATTAgagtttataattaaatttgtaattaccTTTTAAATTCTATCTATTGTATTAGCAGAAATAATTGGGAAGGCCTGTATATCGAAGCGAGGTTATCATATCAACTTTGCTAAAGAAAGATGGGAGTTATGTAAATAGGGAAGGAAAACGATTAGCTGTAAGtgtctgaaattttttttatccggctgtatatttttttaatgaattaattATGTTAATATAATAGTCCAATGCGATGTCCATTTGTTTGTAGGAAAAAATATTAGAGCATTTGCTCAAGATCAAGAGCGTACTGTCACTGAAGGTATTCATTCAAAAGTTTTTTCTCATCCAGATGAtgcaattaaaaaattttgtggtCCTGAGAATGGTAAGCGAGTCGGTGATTTTAGTAATGCTACATATCCCAGTGATTTTGGTAAGTCAAAGTGCATCTTTCGAGTTACAACTTGCAGAGGTACTAGCAGTACATCGTAACAATATGTCGTGGATTTAAAAAGGCAACTTCTAGAAGCTAAGGATCAAATGGCAACTCTCCACAAATTTCTACAATAGAAGTGCGATGATGAAGTACCTAACTTCTCTGACCATGTGTTGTACACTCAGTTGGATTGATGCACCTCATGCCTtattattttaatcttaattaatttatatatagtttAAATTGGTattagagataattttatttttttatcgttTAGAAATATAGAACTtggtttattttattcttttactaTTTATATGAACAATGCATACTCTTTAACGTTATTACTTAGTCTActaactttattttgttttattatctaTTATGGCAATAGAGTGTGTGTGGGGGAATACCCATATGAAAAAAAACCTATTCAATTGATCATTACGGTCGGTCGACAActtgctttaaaaaaaatattaattttagcaACAAATTTATCAGTTGTTAAATAGCCTATTAGTATTGATTACGGAAAGAATCGTGAAAAAAGTCTAGCTTGTCAAATCTTATTTGTACATGTTTTTATTTTGCCATAAAAAAACTATGACTAAATAACCTATTAACATTAGCCATGAAAAAAAATGTGACAACTCAGCCTATCAATGTTAGCTACAAAAAAAAGTGTAGCAGAATTATACTTTTGaattacattatttttatttaactacGATTTGAAATATGGACAATAATGTAAAAATGGTGGCTATTCAAATATCTCCACCATTCACAAAAGTGTGGCTAACAGGCTAAAAATTGTAGCTAAATGAAAATGCATTGTCTTTGTTAATTACGGTTTTTTTCGTGGCTAAAGCCCGCGTTTGTGATAATGAGTGTTaagttttttacaattaaaaaatttgtaaaggccaaaaatttaattattgataaaattttttatatttgtttaataaATATAAGGATAAGATTGCTTAAAAAGTTATAGATAAATTTAACGtgtaaaaatacatataaaaattatcattatatatttttattcttattttaaatttcaattaaacataaataatttataaaattttattttcagagagagagaggtcatattataaatttaaaagaggtcaaaaataaaataaataaatttttattccaaAATTTCATAGGTTAGGAGGGCGTATTGCTCCCTTTTGCTAATATGTAGTTGCGATACTGTTGGATGGTTATGAGTGAGgaggaaatttttaaaattaactatggGTTGAGTTTGGGATTGAAATTGAGAATGAACTAAATAGTTAAGagtgaaattgaaataaaaatattaactaatgcttgactgttaaaaaattaatagtaaagatATAATTacaagttatttttaatattaagaataaaatagaatgaaattaaatatttaaaatatttgtaaaagattataaaaatattacagacaaaaaataattttatttatttgaataataaaaaagacCAAATATGATACATATACTCTTCAAAAAAGCATTAAGAAATACTGCAAATCATATTTCAATGTAGCATTGTTATAAATAcgcttagaaaaataaaatatttatgtttttaaaGTTTAtggcaattttatttttatgtgaaagatataaaaattttaaaagaaatgaaaaagcaaTCTAGACTCTATAGGTAGAATTTTTAATCTcttaaaactatttttatattgttagagAATAactagaatcaatttagatcaattagtatcatttatatttatatagtatatatgtatattaattgtagaattatatgcttttattactttgattcttctagCACCTATATATACCCATTGTACATTGTACTTTTTCAAAAACTGAATAATACACAAAACACTTTCTTCATATtactctcttatttctaacatggtatcaagagtataattttttcttttcaatggcAATTGGTTTCTAGCTCTTGTGTTTTGTCTCCGCCGGTAGTTCTTTGTcctcatttttttattcttttccgTCGTCTTGGTTCGTCACCTGAAATCCCCTGTCCATTTGAGGTTCTCCTCCCTCCAGACGCCTCCAGCGCCGTCAGATCAGTGCCCAAGAACAACAGCTCAGCGTCCCTCCACGTGTCACGCCGGACACTCCACGGATCCGCTGCTTGACCCGCGGCCACCTCCTCGCCACGTCAGCATTGACGCGTTCTCCTCCTCCTATCACGCGGTGCCACATGGCCGTTTTTGCTGACGTGGCAGCAATGAGATCCTCTCTAaagttttttggtgagctctttccaaTTCTGTCCTCCGTTTTCTCAT
This window harbors:
- the LOC112776593 gene encoding uncharacterized protein, translating into MGFRRCWGLTAAVPVVAGVVTGEDHRSCCLPLPRGSASFRSPLPPELPRTTAVAAAGIVNGRRRCCFRYSHSRRRSQPRRRTELPENATAATELHWRSPLLLGADCRAAAEPVRRPPLFRFSRSFGSSRCGC